The Lucilia cuprina isolate Lc7/37 chromosome 5, ASM2204524v1, whole genome shotgun sequence genome includes a window with the following:
- the LOC124419995 gene encoding J domain-containing protein DDB_G0295729-like gives MSETNSAYSNSNNISSSGSSNNSNSNNNNDNRETSSNTQPNKHSYQLRIDSIEEPSTAPITESNSREDLIVKDPDDDDEEERQTNASQLRRSGEGLQFPRFLSVPALRNAPTQRMDKREIVSSPAKSERMARDSSSTKVPARRLSQDSGIVAGRLFNGGQLNR, from the exons atgagCGAAACAAACAGTGCATAcagtaatagcaacaacattagCAGCAGCGGCAGCAGTAATAATAgtaacagtaacaacaacaatgacaaccGTGAAACGTCTTCAAACACACAACCCAACAAACATTCCTATCAACTACGCATCGATAGTATTGAAGAACCCAGCACAGCCCCAATAACTGAATCAAATTCACGTGAAGATTTAATTGTTAAAGATCCCGATGATGACGATGAAGAGGAGAGACAAACAAATGCGTCACAATTACGTCGTTCGGGAGAAGGTTTACAATTTCCCA GATTTTTGTCGGTACCAGCCTTGCGCAATGCACCCACACAACGTATGGATAAAAGAGAGATTGTCTCAAGTCCAGCCAAAAGTGAACGTATGGCTAGAGATAGTTCAAGTACAAAAGTGCCAGCGAGAAGATTAAGTCAAGATAGTGGTATAGTGGCGGGACGTTTATTTAATGGTGGG CAACTTAATCGATAA